The following proteins are encoded in a genomic region of Dokdonia donghaensis DSW-1:
- a CDS encoding TlpA family protein disulfide reductase, with the protein MMMKKIQCLFILFFALALNAQDNYYVFQGDTYNEEAFQAKLKSIEEVYGAQGSWKYTKANFKVRHMRVRQDSIIQEVEVMLSQSNSAPLDINVGVNGLINKPLPDFQLQDLANGLKSKESYNDKITLINLWFTSCPPCIAEIPYLNDLKKQYEDRVNFVAITFEPKSKIDAFLTKKPFDFEHLVDGASYLKQDLKTNTYPKLVFMDRSGTVRFVENAVMAQGRGPAAEVTEILKEHLDYLLADN; encoded by the coding sequence ATGATGATGAAAAAAATACAATGCTTATTTATACTATTCTTTGCGCTAGCGCTTAACGCGCAAGACAACTACTACGTTTTTCAAGGTGATACCTATAATGAGGAGGCTTTTCAAGCCAAACTAAAATCTATTGAGGAGGTTTATGGTGCGCAAGGAAGCTGGAAATACACAAAAGCTAACTTTAAAGTACGCCATATGCGTGTGCGACAAGACTCCATTATTCAAGAGGTCGAAGTGATGTTGTCACAATCTAATAGCGCGCCTCTAGACATTAATGTGGGCGTGAATGGATTAATTAACAAACCCCTACCCGACTTTCAGCTGCAAGATCTTGCAAATGGACTTAAATCTAAGGAGAGTTATAATGATAAAATTACACTCATTAACTTATGGTTTACGAGCTGCCCTCCTTGTATCGCAGAGATTCCATATCTCAATGACCTTAAAAAGCAATATGAGGATCGCGTAAATTTTGTAGCCATCACTTTTGAGCCAAAAAGCAAAATCGATGCTTTTTTAACTAAGAAACCTTTTGATTTTGAACACCTAGTAGATGGTGCCAGCTATTTAAAGCAGGACTTAAAGACAAACACCTACCCTAAACTCGTGTTTATGGATCGTAGTGGTACCGTACGTTTTGTAGAAAATGCGGTAATGGCTCAAGGAAGAGGTCCAGCAGCAGAGGTTACAGAAATCCTTAAAGAACACCTAGATTACTTACTCGCAGATAACTAA